In the genome of Neodiprion pinetum isolate iyNeoPine1 chromosome 2, iyNeoPine1.2, whole genome shotgun sequence, one region contains:
- the Phb1 gene encoding prohibitin 1: MAANLFNRIGQVGLGVALVGGVVNSALYNVDGGYRAVIFDRFAGVKNTVVGEGTHFFIPWVQRPIMFDIRSRPRNVPVITGSKDLQNVNITLRILFRPIPESLPKIYTVLGVDYEERVLPSITTEVLKAVVAQFDAGELITQREMVSQKVNEDLTERAAQFGVILDDISITHLTFGKEFTQAVELKQVAQQDAEKARFLVEKAEQQKKAAVISAEGDAQAALLLAKAFGEAGDGLVELRRIEAAEDIAYQLSRSRQVSYLPVGQNVLLNLPQ; encoded by the exons ATGGCAgcaaatttattcaacagGATCGGCCAGGTGGGCCTTGGAGTGGCTCTTGTTGGTGGTGTAGTCAATTCTGCCCTTTATAATG TTGACGGAGGGTACAGAGCGGTAATATTCGATAGATTTGCCGGGGTAAAGAATACAGTAGTGGGTGAAGGGacgcattttttcattccctggGTTCAGAGACCTATCATGTTTGACATTAGATCACGCCCAAGAAACGTCCCAGTCATTACCGGAAGTAAGGACTTGCAAAATGTGAATATCACGTTGCGTATATTGTTCAGGCCGATACCAGAATCTCTGCCGAAAATTTATACTGTTCTTGGAGTTGATTATGAAGAACGAGTACTGCCATCAATTACTACCGAAGTGTTGAAGGCTGTGGTAGCGCAATTTGACGCTGGGGAATTAATCACTCAACGTGAAATGGTATCTCAGAAAGTTAACGAAGATTTGACGGAACGTGCTGCTCAGTTCGGAGTAATTCTGGACGATATTTCAATT acacACTTGACATTCGGCAAAGAGTTCACGCAAGCTGTTGAGTTGAAGCAGGTCGCTCAGCAGGACGCGGAGAAGGCGCGTTTCCTCGTAGAAAAAGCCGAACAACAGAAGAAGGCAGCCGTCATAAGCGCGGAAGGTGACGCACAGGCCGCACTTCTGCTTGCCAAAGCGTTCGGCGAAGCTGGCGACGGTCTGGTTGAGCTTAGGAGAATCGAAGCCGCCGAAGACATTGCGTACCAGCTGTCACGTTCTCGCCAAGTCTCATATCTTCCCGTTGGTCAAAATGTCCTCCTCAACCTCCCCCAGTAa
- the LOC124213390 gene encoding myosin-VIIa-like: MGTPENSESRNFPYTLGDHVWFSAEKTGEFEIPWGGKIVAINKHQVMVEHDAGKVPMKITMSQIIKPMHASSVSGVEDMIELGDLQEYAILKNLHARYNKNLIYTYTGNLLVAVNPYQVLNIYTNQEIEMFRGKKLGEMPPHIFAIGDNSFSQMKESGDDQCIVISGESGAGKTESTKLILQYLAAISGRHSWIEQQILQANPILEAFGNAKTVRNDNSSRFGKYIDINFNKKGVIEGARIEQYLLEKCRIVSQAKGERNYHIFYSILAGLSKEEKQKLDLFDGAKYQYLVEGTKIICEGRVDAEDFLEVRAAMKVLTFDDDEFWNIMTILAGILHIGNITYKPVTVANMDATEITDMKNLKRVAKILGVSEQGVIDAFTKKTIFAHGERVVSNLSKDQATEMRDSFVKAIYGRLFIMIVDKINDTIFKPKVYTKNSIGVLDIFGFENFDSNSFEQLCINYTNEHLQQFFVQHIFKMEQQDYSNEGISWQHIEFVDNQVVLDLIGTKAVNIMALIDEESKFPKGTDKTMLAKVHQVHGKNAYYVKPKSDTIESFGIKHYAGTVLYQVAGFLEKNRDTFSTDMIQLVSISQNTFLKSLFTDELSGTERDGKKRWPTLSSEFRSSLELLMRTLGSCHPYFVRCIKPNEEKKPLLFDRALCCRQLRYSGMMETAKIRRAGYPIRYNFVEFVNRFRHLAPGIPPSHKVDVREAAKQICMNTLGKSDMEYQIGHTKVFLKDQQDVFLEQERSRVLAKYILIIQRNIRKWICRRRYLRLKNGTILMQRVHRGNVVRKRYTIIRTGYLRLQAQIRSRQLTHAFKLKRKYIIRIQATCRGYLVRKLCIEKSQWRKKRALELEGIRKEEESQLKASGNKQYKEIADVNHQQRLVELQKELATFEKIDPESVKEPDPVGENNIDNIFEFLEKEPRHSVSKKPTGEIFGDLVKTKAESNEDNDVIEIPEDDEEEQEDLTEYQFRKFAATYFTASILPQYSKRPLKHSLLDLPFPHDQLAAQALWITILRFMGDLPEPRNSTEIVDNKPVMNTVSETLRKGWSKSKEYQDLYRNGERKLIHMTLKKQNKLNEDIRKGIVNDEYGNQEYQLWLQRRSTNLEKLHFIIGHGILRPELRDEIYCQIVKQLINNPTKASHARGWILLSLCIGCFAPSDKFINYLRAFIHIGPPGYAPYCNKRLVRTYRNGTRTQPPSWIELQTTKLRKPILLTVTFMDGNSKVIEADSASTAEEVINTIAKSVTLKDTFGFSLFVTLYDKVLSLGAGKDHVMDAISQCEQYAKEQGQPERSAPWRLFFRKEIFAPWHDPGLDKVATNLIYHQIVRGVKYGEYRCSSEGDIAMLVAQQLYIDHQKNFTNENVKTALPIYIPNHLLQGEHVLPKWEKLVIDAFNKNLNVIEAVPTIHAKEDVVMFAKLTWPILFSRFYEAKRVSGPELPQDNIIIAVNWTGVYFVDNQEQMLLELSYPEISEISFQKINGSSIENLVLATIQREEFIFQSADAEDLANLVNFLIDGLKEKSQYVVATQDYTSTNETQSFLPLKKGDLIKLTGGCNGYTIMTSPWGYGECRGSQGDFPSEYVYVLPTLNKPTESIIDIFKTDFTGDEYSHRHQTYASLPRTKKHTLMKFASEHFRESYNVPIPRSETGAISTARRSAPEVLWKHTREPMKAPLLAKLGEGTDVAQEAIGIFTNILKYMGDLPSHRQRIGTEYTNQIFRAPLEHEPLRDEVYCQLMRQVTENRIRLSEERGWELMWLATGVMTCSGPVHRELTQFLSSQKNPMAAECLNRINRTMKSGNRKYPPYLLEVEAIRFKSMHIFHKVYFPDDSDEAFEVHSSTRAIDICNDIADRLKLKSSDGFSLIVKITDKVFSVPENYFFFDFVHELTEWMKQSRPSRSTAPIQVQYQIFFMKKLWTNAVPGRDRNADTIFYYHQEMPKLLRGYHKCDKLDAIKLAALIYRSKYGDSRTELQEISQKLREYIPCDLLKLLSPSDWKKYIVTSYSQQSGMSADDAKIQFLQIIYEWPTFGSAFFEVKQTTEPNFPQFVIIAINKSGVNVIHPQSKDILAVYPFTELSNWSSGNTYFHMAIGNFMKGSKLLCETALGYKMDDLISSYINYMRNNQEKQRTNLLDFDTIL, translated from the exons ATGGGTACACCAGAAAATAGTGAGAGCCGAAATTTTCCCTACACTTTG GGTGACCACGTGTGGTTTTCAGCGGAAAAAAcaggtgaatttgaaataccATGGGGAGGCAAGATCGTCGCCATCAACAAGCACCAGGTCATGGTGGAGCACGATGCTGGAAAG GTTCCCATGAAAATAACGATGAGTCAGATCATCAAACCAATGCATGCGTCCTCCGTATCTGGAGTCGAGGACATGATTGAATTGGGAGATCTACAAGAGTATGCTATCCTCAAGAATTTACACGCCCGTTACAATAAGAACCTTATCTAC ACGTATACCGGGAATCTGTTGGTCGCAGTAAACCCCTACCAGGTCTTGAATATTTATACGAATCAAGAAATTGAGATGTTCAGAGGTAAAAAGTTGGGTGAAATGCCACCTCATATTTTTGCCATCGGCGACAACTCTTTCTCGCAGATGAAAGAATCTGGAGATGATCAGTGCATAGTTATCAG CGGAGAAAGTGGTGCAGGAAAAACAGAAAGTACCAAATTAATTCTTCAATATTTGGCGGCCATAAGTGGAAGGCATTCTTGGATAGAGCAGCAAATTCTTCAAGCCAATCCAATTCTTGAGG CATTTGGAAACGCGAAGACCGTTCGCAACGACAATTCATCTCGTTTCGGGAAATACATCGACATCAATTTCAACAAGAAGGGTGTCATCGAGGGCGCTCGTATCGAACAATACCTGttagaaaaatgccgaatTGTATCACAGGCAAAAGGCGAGCGTAACTACCACATTTTCTACTCGATTTTGGCCGGCCTATCGAAAGAGGAAAAACAGAAATTAGATCTCTTCGACGGAGCGAAATACCAATACTTAGTTGAG GGAACGAAAATCATTTGCGAGGGTCGAGTGGATGCTGAAGACTTTTTGGAGGTACGGGCTGCTATGAAAGTCTTGACTTTCGACGACGATGAATTTTGGAACATCATGACAATACTTGCTGGCATATTGCACATTGGGAACATTACTTACAAGCCCGTAACAGTTG CGAATATGGATGCCACGGAGATTAcggatatgaaaaatttaaaaagagtcGCAAAAATTCTTGGTGTATCGGAACAAGGTGTTATTGATGCTTTTAcaaagaaaacaatatttgCACATGGCGAACGAGTG GTAAGCAATTTATCGAAAGATCAAGCTACTGAAATGCGAGATTCGTTCGTAAAGGCGATCTACGGCCGGCTATTTATCATGATCGTTGACAAAATCAATGACACGATATTCAAACCAAAAGTATACACAAAAAACTCTATCGGTGTTTTGGATATATTTGGATTCGAGAATTTTGACAGCAACAGTTTCGAGCAGCTTTGCATAAATTACACGAACGAACATCTCCAACAATTCTTCGTTCAGCATATATTCAAAATGGAACAGCAGGACTACAGCAACGAGGGTATTTCTTGGCAGCATATCGAATTCGTCGATAATCAAGTTGTGTTGGATTTGATTGGGACGAAAGCGGTCAACATCATGGCACTCATAGACGAAGAAAGCAAATTCCCGAAG GGAACGGACAAGACAATGCTGGCCAAAGTGCATCAAGTGCACGGAAAGAACGCTTACTACGTCAAACCGAAATCGGACACCATAGAATCATTCGGTATAAAACACTACGCAGGCACAGTTCTTTACCAGGTTGCCGGTTTCCTCGAAAAGAATCGAGACACTTTCTCCACCGATATGATTCAGCTGGTCTCCATATCGCAGAACACGTTCCTCAAGTCTCTCTTCACTGACGAGTTGTCGGGGACCGAACGGGACGGAAAGAAAAGATGGCCAACCCTGTCCTCCGAGTTTCGAAGCTCGTTGGAATTGCTGATGAGAACTCTGGGGAGCTGCCATCCGTACTTTGTCAGATGCATAAAACcgaatgaagagaaaaagcCTCTG TTGTTCGATCGCGCTCTATGCTGCCGTCAATTGCGATATTCGGGCATGATGGAAACTGCGAAGATTCGTCGTGCAGGATATCCCATCCGATACAACTTCGTGGAGTTCGTGAATCGATTCCGACACCTCGCTCCCGGAATCCCACCATCTCACAAGGTAGATGTGAGAGAAGCTGCTAAACAAATTTGTATGAACACCCTCGGCAAGAGTGACATGGAGTACCAGATCGGACACACAAAGGTTTTCCTCAAGGACCAACAGGATGTCTTTCTGGAACAGGAAAGGAGTCGAGTGCTAGCTAAATACATTTTAATCATTCAAAGAAACATTAGAAAATGGATATGCAGAAGAAG ATATTTGAGATTGAAGAACGGGACTATTCTAATGCAGAGAGTACATCGTGGCAATGTCGTCCGGAAGCGGTACACTATCATACGTACCGGTTATCTACGCCTGCAGGCTCAAATTCGATCTCGACAGTTAACGCATGCCTTCAAACTCAAGAGGAAATACATCATACGTATTCAG GCAACGTGCCGTGGTTACCTTGTCCGAAAACTGTGCATCGAGAAATCTCAG tgGAGAAAGAAACGTGCTCTGGAACTGGAAGGCATCCGCAAGGAGGAAGAATCGCAGCTAAAGGCATCGGGAAACAAGCAGTACAAGGAAATAGCGGATGTCAATCATCAACAACGTCTTGTAGAACTCCAGAAAGAATTAGCCACTTTCGAAAAGATAGATCCCGAATCAGTAAAAGAGCCTGATCCAGTTGGGGAAAACAACATCGACAACATCTtcgaatttcttgaaaaagaACCTAGACATTCCGTTTCTAAGAAGCCAACTGGGGAAATATTCGGT GACCTCGTAAAAACGAAAGCAGAGAGCAACGAGGATAATGATGTTATCGAAATTCCCGAAGACGACGAGGAAGAGCAAGAGGATCTCACCGAGTaccaattccgaaaatttgCAGCCACCTACTTTACAGCCAGTATCCTTCCACAGTACTCTAAGAGGCCCTTAAAGCATTCTCTGTTGGACCTTCCGTTTCCACACGACCAATTA GCTGCCCAAGCACTATGGATAACTATACTGCGGTTCATGGGAGACCTCCCAGAGCCAAGAAACTCTACGGAGATCGTCGATAACAAACCGGTCATGAATACCGTCTCGGAAACGTTGAGGAAGGGTTGGAGCAAGAGCAAAGAATATCAAGATCTCTACAGAAATGGAGAAAGAAAGCTGATTCACATGACCCTAAAGAAACAGAACAAACTCAACGAAGATATTAGAAAAG GTATCGTCAACGATGAATATGGTAACCAAGAGTATCAATTGTGGCTGCAACGCAGAAGCACAAACCTTGAGAAGCTGCACTTCATCATAGGCCACGGAATCCTACGACCTGAACTACGAGACGAAATCTACTGTCAAATTGTTAAGCAACTAATCAACAACCCGACCAAAGCCTCTCATGCCAGAGGTTGGATCTTGCTTTCGCTCTGCATCGGATGTTTCGCACCATCTGacaaatttatcaattatttacgAGCATTCATTCACATCGGACCCCCGGGATACGCTCCTTACTGTAACAAGCGTTTGGTAAGGACGTACCGAAACGGGACGAGAACTCAGCCTCCAAGCTGGATTGAACTCCAGACAACCAAACTCAGGAAGCCGATTCTGCTGACGGTCACTTTCATGGACGGAAACTCGAAAGTTATTGAAGCTGACTCCGCAAGCACTGCCGAAGAAGTCATAAACACTATAGCAAAGAGCGTTACTCTCAAAGATACCTTCGGTTTCTCACTATTCGTCACTCTGTATGACAAAGTGTTATCCCTAGGGGCTGGAAA GGATCATGTAATGGACGCAATATCGCAATGTGAACAATACGCCAAAGAACAGGGACAGCCGGAGCGAAGCGCACCTTGGAGGCTGTTCTTCAGAAAGGAGATATTTGCACCTTGGCACGATCCAGGTCTAGACAAAGTTGCCACCAACCTCATTTACCATCAAATTGTCCGGGGTGTTAAGTACGGAGAGTACAGATGCAGCAGT GAAGGTGACATCGCGATGTTGGTTGCCCAACAGCTTTACATTGACCATCAGAAGAATTTCACTAATGAAAACGTGAAGACAGCTCTGCCTATATATATACCAAATCACCTACTTCAAGGAGAGCATGTCTTACCAAAATGGGAAAAACTGGTCATCGATGCTTTCAATAAG AATCTCAACGTCATTGAAGCGGTACCAACAATTCATGCAAAGGAAGACGTCGTCATGTTCGCAAAATTGACTTGGCCTATTCTTTTCTCACGATTCTACGAAGCAAAGCGCGTTTCTGGGCCAGAACTGCCACAGGACAACATCATTATCGCAGTCAACTGGACTGGCGTATATTTTGTGGATAATCAAGAACAAATGCTTCTAGAATTATCTTATCCTGAAATATCTgagatttcatttcaaaa AATCAACGGAAGTTCGATAGAAAACTTGGTATTAGCTACCATTCAAAGAGAAGAGTTCATCTTCCAAAGTGCTGATGCTGAAGATCTTGCCAACCTAGTCAACTTCCTGATTGACGGGCTCAAGGAAAAATCACAATATGTCGTTGCCACGCAAGATTACACTAGTACAA ACGAAACACAATCCTTTTTACCCCTGAAAAAAGGAGATCTGATAAAGTTGACTGGTGGTTGTAACGGTTACACTATCATGACTTCACCTTGGGGCTACGGCGAATGCCGCGGATCACAGGGAGACTTCCCGTCAGAATACGTCTACGTCTTACCAACACTTAACAAACCTACGGAATCTATAATT gatATCTTCAAGACAGACTTTACCGGAGATGAATACAGCCACAGGCATCAAACGTACGCGTCGTTGCCACGTACAAAGAAACATACCCTGATGAAATTTGCTAGCGAGCATTTCAGAGAAAGCTACAATGTTCCCATCCCGCGTAGTGAGACTGGAGCTATTTCTACTGCTCGACGAAGTGCGCCAGAAGTTCTCTGGAAACACACGAGAGAACCAATGAAGGCACCGCTGTTGGCCAAACTTGGAGAAGGAACTGACGTCGCGCAGGAGGCCATTggaatatttacaaatatctTGAAGTATATGGGAGATCTTCCAAGTCACAGGCAACGCATCGGAACAGAATATACGAACCAGATATTCCGCGCGCCTCTGGAACAC GAACCTCTACGCGACGAAGTCTATTGCCAATTGATGAGGCAGGTGACCGAAAACCGTATACGGCTTAGTGAAGAACGTGGCTGGGAACTAATGTGGCTGGCTACTGGAGTCATGACTTGCAGTGGCCCGGTTCACAGGGAACTCACTCAATTCTTATCCTCTCAAAAGAATCCAATGGCTGCCGAATGTCTTAACAGGATAAACAGGACAATGAAGAgcggaaatagaaaatacccACCATACCTTTTGGAAGTGGAAGCAATCCGATTTAAGAGTATGCACATATTCCACAAGGTGTACTTCCCTGATGATAGCGACGAGGCCTTCGag GTTCACTCCTCTACCAGGGCAATAGACATCTGCAATGATATTGCTGAcagattgaaattgaagagTAGCGACGGTTTCAGTCTGATCGTCAAGATTACGGACAAGGTCTTTTCTGTGCCGGAAAACTACTTCTTCTTCGATTTTGTCCATGAGTTGACTGAGTGGATGAAACAGTCAAGACCCTCGCGATCTACGGCACCGATACAAGTTCAGTATCAAATATTCTTCATGAAGAAGCTCTGGACAAACGCTGTACCAGGCCGAGACAGAAACGCAGATACCATTTTCTACTATCACCAGGAGATGCCGAAGCTATTAAGAGGCTACCACAAGTGCGACAAACTTGACGCTATTAAACTTGCCGCGCTCATCTACAGAAGCAAGTATGGCGATAGCCGGACGGAACTTCAAGAAATCTC GCAAAAACTTCGAGAATACATTCCTTGTGACCTTCTGAAGCTGCTCAGTCCAAGTGATTGGAAGAAGTACATCGTTACAAGTTACAGTCAACAGTCAG GTATGAGTGCAGACGATGCTAAGATACAATTCCTGCAAATCATTTACGAGTGGCCCACTTTTGGATCGGCGTTCTTTGAAGTCAAGCAAACAACGGAACCAAATTTCCCCCAGTTCGTTATTATTGCTATAAACAAATCGGGTGTAAACGTAATACATCCTCAGTCAAAGGATATCTTGGCTGTATATCCGTTCACAGAACTGTCTAATTGGTCGTCTGGAAATACTTACTTCCACATGGCTATCGGAAACTTTATGAAAGGCTCAAAACTGCTCTGTGAAACGGCGTTAGGATATAAAATGGACGATCTAATCTCATCCTACATAAATTATATGCGCAATAATCAAGAAAAACAGCGTACTAATCTGTTAGACTTTGACACCATATTGTGA